A single region of the Rhizophagus irregularis chromosome 27, complete sequence genome encodes:
- a CDS encoding uncharacterized protein (SECRETED:cutsite_VNS-AS; SECRETED:prob_0.8456); SECRETED:SignalP(1-19) — translation MSQIIFLFLLFFTINCVNSASLKVVVGQNGYMEHFVPNRLNAMVGDEIKFVIGNRPLNRLTEADGMGSCKRSSKPDAFFAEISETQREVTFPLNGAGKFFVYDIMYGCIDDNAWFVVNVEERPAGAPPPSTPNEPGPDGSTSPSNPSNPSSPSVPSIPTKSTLSPTPTPTQSSNNTGSITSVVSSLIVIGIIVAQQQQQQQQQQQQQQQQQQ, via the exons atgtcacaaattatttttcttttcctctTGTTCTTCACAATAAATTGTGTTAATTCTGCGTCGTTAAAAGTGGTAGTTGGTCAAAATGGTTATATGGAACATTTTGTTCCTAATAGATTGAATGCGATGGTTGGGGATGAg ataaaatttgttataggGAATCGTCCACTTAATAGACTCACTGAAGCAGATGGAATGGGTAGCTGTAAAAGGTCTTCAAAACCTGATGCtt TTTTTGCAGAAATATCTGAAACACAAAGAGAAGTTACATTTCCGCTTAATGGCGCTgggaaattttttgtatatgatATAATGTACGGATGTATTGATGATAATGCCTGGTTTGTAGTTAATGTTGAAGAAAGACCAGCAGGAGCGCCACCACCATCAACACCTAATGAACCTGGTCCAGATGGTTCAACATCACCATCTAATCCATCTAATCCATCTAGTCCTAGTGTTCCTTCTATTCCAACTAAATCAACTCTAAGTCCAACTCCAACTCCAACTCAATCTTCAAACAACACTGGAAGTATTACCTCCGTCGTTTCATCTCTCATTGTTATTGGTATAATAGTCGCG caacaacaacaacaacaacaacaacaacaacaacaacaacaacaacaacaacaataa